A stretch of the Candidatus Saccharimonadales bacterium genome encodes the following:
- a CDS encoding ATP-binding cassette domain-containing protein produces the protein MITADNLSKSYRGKIAVDDMSFKVETGKVTGFLGPNGAGKSTTMRLMLGLDSGKGTTTYDGKPLEAYAQPSKVVGVLLEAKAFHPTRSARNHLKVLADAGGIPSSRVNEVLDVVGLGEVAKKGPGKFSLGMAQRLGIAAAILGKPKYLMLDEPANGLDPEGIAWLRKFLQQYADEGNAVFVSSHLLSEMSQMADNIIVIGKGKLIASTSISKLISGSSHSAVFVRASDSARLEAALRSQDIVYVSENGGLKIEGAKTDDIGQLAFGAGITVLELANHAASLEDAFLELTANAQEYKTHQDTPSAGKEKTTI, from the coding sequence ATGATAACTGCCGATAATCTGTCCAAATCGTACCGCGGCAAAATTGCTGTTGATGATATGTCGTTCAAAGTGGAAACCGGCAAAGTTACTGGCTTCCTCGGGCCTAACGGCGCCGGTAAATCGACAACAATGCGCCTGATGCTCGGTCTCGATAGCGGCAAGGGTACGACCACCTATGACGGCAAACCGTTGGAGGCTTATGCACAACCATCCAAGGTTGTCGGTGTGTTACTTGAGGCCAAGGCCTTCCATCCGACACGTTCGGCCCGCAATCATCTCAAGGTGCTGGCAGACGCCGGCGGTATACCAAGTTCCCGCGTCAATGAAGTCCTCGACGTTGTAGGACTCGGCGAAGTTGCCAAAAAGGGACCTGGAAAGTTTTCGCTTGGCATGGCGCAGCGGCTCGGTATCGCAGCCGCAATTCTCGGTAAGCCCAAATACCTAATGCTTGACGAACCGGCTAACGGTCTTGATCCGGAAGGTATTGCTTGGCTCCGTAAATTCCTGCAGCAGTATGCTGACGAGGGCAACGCAGTCTTTGTGTCGAGCCATTTGCTGAGTGAAATGTCGCAGATGGCTGACAACATCATCGTCATCGGTAAGGGCAAACTGATTGCCAGTACTTCCATCAGTAAACTCATCAGTGGCAGTAGCCATAGTGCAGTCTTCGTGCGGGCGAGCGACAGCGCACGGCTTGAAGCAGCACTCCGCAGCCAAGACATTGTTTACGTCTCAGAAAACGGCGGCCTAAAAATAGAAGGAGCCAAGACTGACGATATTGGTCAACTAGCCTTCGGTGCCGGTATCACAGTTCTTGAGCTCGCCAACCATGCCGCGTCGCTCGAAGATGCTTTTCTAGAGTTGACGGCCAATGCCCAAGAATATAAAACACATCAGGATACCCCGTCCGCCGGCAAGGAGAAAACCACAATATGA
- a CDS encoding Mur ligase domain-containing protein has protein sequence MHIFFSGIGGTGLGPLALIAHQAGYTVSGSDKQDSQYIHYLRDHGIENIEIGQTVEQIEAIHAKRPIDWFVYSSAVAIENPDAPELRFCHAEHIRTSKRDVLLNVILADKNLKLIAIAGTHGKTTTTAMAIWLLSQLGIPASYSVGAKISFGEMGHYDPASQYFVYEADEFDRNFLAFQPYMSVITGVDYDHHDIYPTIENYQAAFRQFVDQSSEVVMWKEDFDKLRLSASPQRFIVGKEDAAIDEQLHLPGEVNRQDAWQVAAAVQLITGLPQNELMAHLNAFPGVSRRFEQIIPHLYSDYAHTPPKIRGTLETAQEVAGDNPVIVVYEGLHNTRQHFIKDELRTLFDDVEHVYIVPSYLAREDQTLPLLSPNDLVGLLSEKARAKATPAALDTALEQIIKSQRAAGATVVCISAGGGGSLDEWLRQKFAV, from the coding sequence ATGCATATTTTCTTTTCAGGCATTGGCGGCACAGGACTAGGCCCACTGGCACTGATTGCCCATCAGGCGGGCTATACAGTATCCGGCTCGGACAAACAAGATTCGCAGTATATTCATTATCTGCGTGATCATGGCATCGAAAATATTGAAATTGGACAAACTGTCGAACAAATCGAGGCGATCCACGCCAAACGTCCGATTGACTGGTTTGTGTATTCGTCGGCAGTTGCAATCGAGAATCCGGACGCTCCGGAGCTGCGCTTTTGCCATGCCGAGCATATACGGACTAGCAAGCGTGATGTATTGCTCAATGTTATTCTGGCTGACAAAAATCTCAAACTCATAGCCATTGCCGGTACGCACGGCAAAACCACCACGACGGCAATGGCGATCTGGCTGCTATCACAGTTAGGCATCCCAGCTAGCTATTCAGTGGGCGCTAAAATATCATTTGGCGAAATGGGACATTATGACCCTGCCAGCCAGTATTTTGTCTATGAGGCTGATGAGTTTGATCGAAATTTTCTAGCTTTTCAGCCATATATGTCCGTTATCACGGGCGTTGACTATGACCACCATGACATATATCCGACTATTGAAAACTACCAAGCTGCCTTTCGACAGTTCGTGGATCAGAGTTCAGAAGTTGTCATGTGGAAGGAAGATTTTGACAAGCTTCGTCTGAGCGCTAGTCCACAGCGCTTTATTGTCGGCAAAGAAGATGCAGCTATCGACGAACAGCTGCATCTGCCTGGTGAAGTCAACCGTCAGGATGCCTGGCAAGTCGCTGCCGCCGTCCAGCTGATCACCGGACTTCCCCAAAATGAGCTTATGGCGCATTTAAACGCCTTCCCCGGCGTTTCACGCCGCTTCGAACAAATCATACCGCATTTATATAGCGACTACGCCCACACGCCGCCAAAGATTCGCGGTACGCTCGAGACTGCCCAGGAAGTAGCCGGAGACAATCCGGTAATTGTCGTTTACGAGGGTTTGCACAATACCCGGCAGCATTTTATCAAGGATGAGCTACGGACGCTGTTTGACGATGTCGAGCATGTCTATATCGTGCCGAGTTATTTAGCCCGCGAGGATCAGACGCTGCCGCTGCTATCCCCTAACGACCTCGTCGGGCTGCTCAGCGAGAAGGCTCGGGCCAAAGCGACACCTGCAGCGCTGGACACTGCTCTAGAGCAGATAATCAAATCACAACGAGCCGCCGGGGCTACCGTTGTGTGCATCAGCGCCGGTGGTGGTGGCAGTCTCGATGAATGGCTGCGCCAAAAATTTGCAGTCTGA
- a CDS encoding tRNA-dihydrouridine synthase, producing the protein MQQSANYLDLPTPFLVLAPMDDVTDTVFRSIIASCAPPDMYFTEFVNVDGLMSVGRSKLLKKARFTTIDRPLILQLWGLKPDNFEAVARQVADGTLAREFGLPEGVNYAGIDLNMGCPAKSEVSNGTCSALINNRELASAIIEATQRGLDGKLPLSVKTRVGFNAVDMTWIEFLLSKQLAMLTVHGRTRAQMSKVPADWELIGQARQLRNRIAPDTLIVGNGDVRDHAHGMELAERYGLDGIMIGRGVFHDPFVFAETSPWQSWSRDMKIALYQRHVELFAATWRDGERPVYTLNKFCKIYINGFDGAHELREQLMASESTAQLLTSLQALSKNR; encoded by the coding sequence ATGCAGCAATCCGCCAACTATTTAGATTTGCCCACACCATTTTTGGTACTGGCGCCGATGGACGATGTCACTGACACCGTGTTTCGAAGCATCATTGCGAGCTGTGCGCCACCAGATATGTACTTTACCGAATTTGTAAACGTTGATGGCCTCATGAGCGTCGGCCGCTCAAAACTGCTGAAAAAAGCCCGGTTTACGACTATCGACAGGCCGCTTATACTTCAATTATGGGGGCTGAAGCCAGACAATTTTGAAGCAGTAGCCAGACAAGTGGCGGATGGTACGCTGGCACGCGAATTCGGACTGCCTGAGGGAGTTAACTATGCCGGCATCGACCTCAATATGGGATGCCCCGCCAAGAGTGAGGTCAGTAACGGCACCTGTAGCGCCCTTATCAACAACCGCGAGCTGGCGTCAGCCATTATCGAGGCAACACAGCGCGGACTGGACGGCAAGCTGCCTCTGAGCGTCAAAACACGGGTCGGGTTCAATGCAGTTGACATGACATGGATCGAGTTTTTACTATCAAAACAGCTGGCAATGCTGACGGTCCATGGCCGAACACGTGCTCAAATGAGCAAGGTTCCTGCCGACTGGGAGCTGATCGGCCAAGCAAGGCAGCTGCGAAATCGTATTGCACCTGATACATTGATTGTTGGCAACGGCGACGTTCGGGACCACGCTCACGGCATGGAACTCGCGGAGCGATACGGCCTCGACGGTATCATGATCGGCCGCGGCGTATTCCATGATCCGTTTGTGTTTGCCGAGACGAGTCCGTGGCAGTCGTGGAGCCGTGACATGAAGATTGCACTATACCAGCGCCATGTCGAGCTATTCGCGGCCACCTGGAGAGACGGCGAACGCCCCGTCTATACGCTCAATAAATTTTGCAAAATATACATTAATGGCTTTGATGGCGCGCATGAGCTACGCGAGCAGTTGATGGCATCCGAGTCAACTGCGCAATTGCTGACATCGCTCCAGGCGCTCAGCAAGAACCGTTAA
- a CDS encoding efflux RND transporter permease subunit encodes MKQKPTTVTDTQAKLLPKLTLAFFSRPRITALLWIAITLFGIVSYTTLLKRDGFPSISIPIVIVNGTYGVNDAAVVDKSLAAPVTSLALKQPGVKSVSSESGPNFMSLTVQYDESVQAADAKQKLQTAIDQNKDIPSSAKLTLGAPYFGVTGGSIEKVDATISLYSTDPSVNITSLVKKSQQAAEYMQARKPSQVSKFSVASPFQSVLNPANGQTATVQRSFDRFGERAGDKNIFHESVIINVASVPGADVIKLDDQIRKVLADYQVTPEAQGIRTAVSASYAPSIKDSISELQRVLLEGLLAVLVIGSIVIAVRASFITVISMITVIAATVAVVYLVGYTLNVITLFALILGLALIVDDTIIMVEAIDNARRRTTDKRAAVEEATRKISRAMVAATLTAALSFAPLIFVGGVLGSFIRAIPVTIISALLISLVVALIFIPLFARWLLLGKKQMGQGRTAGGANAFEARLAKGIVRPMLWARHSRPKEFTVGIAAVVIGLAFVLGGGYVFQKVEFNIFPPSKDTNQLAVAMTFPPDTSVEQAAAIASRADDITSQVLGANFAEASYYGMANNRTAMLSVELTPYSQREATAPQLVDALKARFKDFPEARVTAYPLDVGPPSSGFKIDITATDRQQATRLSQDMTEYLNGRKLMRPSGKEATITEVSLSNTSVYQRSGERQILSVTAMFDGTDTTTLTTLAKAAVSDHYDNQRLAAYGLTTSDISFDLGQESENQDSFKALAVAFPLVLLAIYILLFIQFRSLLQPLLIFMALPFSFFGIALGLYFTNNAFSFFSMLGFFALIGLSIKNTILLTDYANQARRAGLPAVDAAVAALGERFRPLVATSLTAVVSLIPLALTSPFWQSLAVTLIFGLLSSTFLVITVFPYYYLGGEYLRMKISRKLFLGWLALNLAVCVALGMVIGPVAALIGFVVLNVALIATAVIRRRQSDEHPNSIRL; translated from the coding sequence ATGAAGCAAAAACCTACGACCGTCACTGATACTCAGGCAAAATTATTACCGAAGCTGACCCTCGCTTTCTTTAGCCGGCCACGCATAACGGCGCTGCTTTGGATTGCGATTACATTATTCGGTATTGTCAGCTACACTACGCTGCTCAAACGCGACGGTTTTCCGAGTATTAGCATACCGATTGTTATCGTCAACGGTACGTACGGCGTCAATGATGCGGCGGTCGTCGACAAATCGCTTGCCGCACCGGTGACTTCGTTGGCATTAAAACAGCCAGGCGTAAAATCGGTTTCATCAGAGAGTGGGCCAAATTTTATGAGCCTTACCGTCCAGTATGACGAGAGCGTCCAAGCCGCAGATGCCAAACAGAAGTTGCAAACCGCAATTGATCAGAACAAAGACATACCGAGCAGCGCAAAACTTACACTCGGTGCTCCATATTTCGGCGTCACTGGCGGCTCGATTGAAAAAGTTGACGCGACAATATCTCTATATAGCACCGATCCTTCCGTAAACATTACTAGCCTAGTCAAAAAATCTCAGCAAGCCGCGGAGTATATGCAGGCCCGCAAACCTTCGCAGGTATCAAAATTTTCTGTTGCCAGCCCATTTCAGTCGGTATTAAATCCCGCTAATGGACAGACTGCGACCGTGCAGCGCAGTTTTGACCGTTTTGGGGAACGCGCAGGGGACAAAAATATATTCCATGAATCAGTCATCATAAATGTCGCAAGCGTACCTGGGGCAGATGTTATCAAACTCGATGACCAGATCCGAAAAGTTCTGGCCGATTACCAGGTAACGCCAGAAGCGCAAGGAATCCGCACGGCAGTGAGCGCCAGTTATGCTCCGTCGATCAAAGACAGTATTTCCGAATTACAGCGCGTACTGCTGGAGGGCTTGCTGGCGGTGCTTGTCATCGGCTCGATTGTTATCGCTGTCAGAGCCTCATTCATCACGGTCATATCGATGATTACGGTAATCGCCGCGACCGTTGCCGTGGTGTATCTTGTCGGCTATACGCTGAACGTCATTACGCTGTTTGCGCTCATTCTGGGCTTGGCGCTGATTGTTGACGACACGATTATCATGGTTGAAGCGATTGATAATGCCCGGCGGCGGACGACTGATAAACGGGCTGCAGTGGAAGAGGCAACGCGCAAAATCAGCCGCGCTATGGTTGCTGCTACCCTGACGGCTGCACTCAGTTTCGCACCGCTTATATTTGTCGGCGGCGTGCTGGGCAGTTTCATACGGGCAATACCGGTTACCATTATTTCAGCACTGCTAATTAGTTTGGTTGTTGCGCTTATCTTCATACCTTTGTTTGCGCGCTGGCTATTACTTGGCAAAAAACAAATGGGTCAAGGTAGAACGGCAGGCGGGGCCAACGCATTTGAAGCCCGTTTGGCAAAGGGAATTGTCCGACCGATGCTTTGGGCACGGCACTCCAGGCCCAAAGAATTCACGGTCGGCATTGCGGCTGTAGTTATCGGCCTAGCATTCGTACTTGGCGGAGGTTATGTTTTTCAAAAGGTTGAATTTAATATCTTTCCGCCGAGTAAAGACACTAACCAGCTTGCAGTAGCTATGACATTCCCTCCCGATACGTCAGTCGAACAGGCTGCTGCGATCGCATCCCGTGCTGATGATATTACGAGCCAGGTGCTGGGAGCGAATTTTGCTGAAGCCTCATACTATGGGATGGCCAATAACCGAACTGCGATGCTCAGTGTCGAATTGACGCCGTATAGCCAGCGCGAGGCAACTGCGCCGCAACTCGTCGACGCCCTTAAGGCGCGTTTCAAGGATTTCCCCGAAGCCCGGGTTACCGCCTATCCGCTTGATGTCGGCCCGCCATCGTCTGGATTTAAAATCGATATTACGGCAACCGACCGTCAGCAGGCAACCCGGCTTTCTCAAGATATGACTGAATACTTGAATGGCCGAAAACTGATGCGGCCGAGTGGCAAGGAGGCAACAATAACGGAAGTTTCCCTCAGTAACACCAGCGTCTACCAGCGATCTGGAGAACGGCAAATTCTATCAGTCACCGCTATGTTTGATGGCACTGACACGACGACGCTAACGACGCTCGCAAAAGCCGCCGTAAGTGATCATTACGACAATCAACGGCTCGCGGCGTACGGCCTTACGACCAGTGATATAAGCTTTGATCTCGGCCAGGAATCAGAAAATCAGGATTCCTTCAAAGCTCTCGCTGTCGCATTTCCACTGGTATTACTGGCAATATATATCCTGCTGTTCATACAGTTCCGGTCACTGCTGCAGCCGCTCCTCATATTTATGGCTTTGCCATTTAGTTTCTTCGGAATTGCGCTCGGACTTTACTTCACTAATAACGCCTTCAGCTTCTTCTCGATGCTCGGCTTCTTTGCACTGATCGGTCTCAGCATCAAAAATACGATTCTACTGACTGATTATGCTAACCAAGCCCGTCGAGCCGGACTCCCTGCGGTCGACGCAGCCGTCGCTGCACTCGGCGAGCGGTTCCGGCCGCTGGTTGCAACCAGCCTGACGGCAGTCGTGTCACTGATACCACTCGCGCTGACCAGTCCGTTTTGGCAAAGCCTGGCCGTTACGCTGATATTCGGACTGCTTTCCAGTACCTTCTTGGTCATTACAGTTTTCCCGTACTATTACCTCGGGGGCGAATACCTGCGAATGAAAATATCACGAAAGCTCTTTTTGGGCTGGCTGGCGCTGAATCTAGCGGTCTGCGTGGCGCTCGGAATGGTTATTGGTCCCGTTGCTGCCCTCATCGGCTTTGTGGTACTTAATGTTGCTCTTATAGCAACGGCAGTCATACGCCGCCGACAATCAGACGAACATCCAAATTCAATTAGGCTGTAA
- a CDS encoding ABC transporter permease yields MIPAIRAEFRKLLTVRSTYIFLLICAAITIFYAFYIEGFRQASGVASPEKLASEVVTVAQGISLFVALAGVLLMTHEYRYSTILYSLTSAASRSYVLFAKILVVSVFAIVVTALACSAAPYLTQLGLHMRGLSLTPQDFPFAELLLRSVLFVWGYSMLALIIATIVRSQVGAIAGLFLVPGLGEMLLSLLLKDDAKYLPFSTLGSVLQQNPQSYPNALVVLLAYIAAGWLIAWLLFVRRDAN; encoded by the coding sequence ATGATTCCTGCAATCCGAGCTGAATTTCGTAAGCTGCTTACCGTTCGTTCAACGTACATTTTTTTGCTGATTTGCGCCGCAATAACTATATTTTATGCGTTTTATATCGAAGGATTTCGTCAGGCGTCGGGCGTCGCTTCTCCGGAAAAGTTGGCATCCGAAGTCGTCACGGTAGCCCAGGGTATAAGTTTGTTTGTTGCGCTTGCCGGCGTATTGCTCATGACTCATGAGTACCGCTATAGCACGATTTTATACTCTTTGACATCGGCCGCCAGTCGCAGCTACGTGCTGTTTGCAAAAATTCTGGTTGTATCTGTTTTTGCTATTGTCGTCACGGCGCTGGCTTGCAGTGCCGCGCCGTACCTGACGCAGTTGGGGCTGCACATGCGAGGCCTGTCACTCACACCGCAAGATTTTCCATTTGCAGAGCTGCTGCTTCGGTCCGTCTTGTTTGTATGGGGTTACTCCATGCTGGCACTTATCATCGCAACAATTGTCCGCAGCCAAGTTGGTGCTATCGCCGGTCTGTTTTTGGTGCCGGGCTTGGGTGAAATGCTGCTGAGTTTATTACTGAAGGACGATGCCAAATATTTGCCATTTAGTACGCTCGGTAGCGTACTCCAGCAAAATCCTCAAAGTTACCCCAATGCGCTCGTCGTGCTGCTTGCCTACATTGCCGCCGGCTGGCTGATAGCCTGGCTGCTGTTTGTACGTCGCGACGCCAATTGA
- a CDS encoding ABC transporter ATP-binding protein, with protein MTDIILNVKDLRKIYDGTSVVDGISFQVKRGEIFGILGPNGAGKTTTLEMIETMRPIDGGSITIDGLDVASQPDSVKRIVGVQPQAPAFQDKTKLTEIIELFGAAYGQKVNAREFLDDVQLGEKSDSYAENLSGGQRQRLSIAAALVHSPKVFFMDEPTTGLDPQARRNLWDLTQEIRDKGVTVVMTTHYMDEAELLCDRVAIMDKGKIIAIDTPKNLIQQLLKRGFKKSQHVEQADLEDVFIDLTGKALRD; from the coding sequence ATGACAGACATAATACTCAATGTTAAAGATCTGCGGAAAATCTACGATGGCACTTCAGTTGTTGATGGCATAAGCTTTCAGGTCAAACGCGGCGAAATATTCGGTATTCTCGGGCCAAACGGTGCTGGCAAGACGACGACGCTGGAAATGATCGAGACAATGCGGCCGATTGACGGCGGCAGTATCACCATTGATGGTCTCGATGTCGCATCGCAGCCCGACAGCGTCAAACGGATCGTCGGCGTCCAGCCCCAGGCGCCAGCCTTTCAGGACAAGACAAAACTAACGGAGATTATCGAACTCTTTGGCGCAGCTTACGGCCAGAAGGTCAACGCCCGCGAATTTCTCGATGACGTACAGCTTGGCGAGAAATCAGATAGTTACGCCGAAAACCTCTCTGGCGGCCAGCGCCAGCGCCTCAGTATCGCGGCAGCACTCGTGCACAGCCCCAAAGTCTTTTTTATGGACGAACCAACCACCGGGCTTGATCCGCAGGCTCGTCGTAACCTGTGGGACTTAACTCAGGAAATCCGTGACAAAGGTGTAACGGTTGTTATGACGACGCATTATATGGACGAAGCGGAATTGCTCTGCGACCGAGTCGCTATCATGGATAAGGGTAAGATCATTGCCATCGATACGCCAAAAAATTTGATTCAGCAACTGTTGAAGCGCGGTTTCAAAAAGTCTCAACACGTCGAACAAGCTGATCTGGAAGACGTATTTATTGATTTAACGGGCAAAGCGCTCAGGGACTAA
- a CDS encoding L-threonylcarbamoyladenylate synthase — MTDTLFSISDSAVAQQLISGAVGVLPTDTVYGIVCRADDPIAVARLYELKHREHKPGTVIAADVDQLVELGLKRRYLTPVMQYWPGAVSVVIPSWHELEYLHQGVQSLAVRIPAIPSIQDLLRQTGPLLTSSANHPGQPPAVNVPQAQDYFGTTVDFYVDGGDVSANKPSTIIRIVDDAVEVLRSGAVTIN, encoded by the coding sequence ATGACAGATACACTGTTTTCTATTTCAGACTCCGCTGTCGCGCAACAACTTATAAGCGGCGCTGTCGGCGTATTGCCGACGGATACGGTGTACGGCATTGTCTGCCGTGCCGACGATCCGATTGCTGTCGCTCGGCTGTATGAGCTAAAGCACCGCGAGCATAAGCCCGGCACCGTTATCGCGGCAGACGTAGACCAATTAGTAGAGCTTGGCCTGAAACGCCGCTACCTGACACCGGTTATGCAGTACTGGCCGGGCGCCGTCAGTGTCGTCATTCCATCCTGGCATGAACTGGAATATTTGCATCAAGGCGTACAGAGTCTGGCGGTACGTATTCCGGCTATACCGAGCATACAGGATCTTTTGCGACAGACCGGTCCGCTGCTGACATCCAGCGCTAATCACCCCGGCCAACCGCCAGCCGTCAACGTGCCGCAGGCCCAGGATTATTTTGGGACTACCGTTGATTTTTATGTCGACGGCGGCGATGTCTCGGCCAACAAACCATCGACAATTATCCGGATCGTCGACGACGCTGTCGAGGTGCTGCGCAGCGGCGCTGTTACAATAAATTAA
- a CDS encoding ABC transporter permease produces the protein MDKLRTSLFTVLVFTRLNTRRFFRDRLAIFFGILFPLIFLFVFGGISGGNSSPNFQVAVINQSQSEFSKQFVKDLAKSQVIKIDEAVTSQVEATDRMGKGQLDATITLPKDFGQTTLCGASAGAAEGRRSECPTGKAVVSYTQNNAQAGQGLSTALQGQFAKLNQQFTGVNPPLSVETKQTNQKSLTPFDYTFAGLLGFAIVGMGIFGPINVFPELKKQGILRRLHTTPLKVWQYFLSTMIAQAIIGLVSLAVMFVVAVLIFDLNVIGNYLEIVLFLVFSIITILGIGLAIGGWAKNERQAAPLSNIVVFPMLFLSGTFFPRFAMPEWLQNVSTFLPLTPVIDGIRLLTTQGAHLTDIGAQLGLMALWTIVIYAVAFRVFRWE, from the coding sequence ATGGACAAACTTCGGACTTCGCTTTTCACCGTCCTGGTATTTACCCGGCTCAACACCAGGCGCTTCTTTCGTGACCGGTTAGCCATCTTTTTCGGCATATTATTTCCACTTATTTTTCTATTTGTATTTGGCGGTATCTCCGGCGGCAACAGTTCACCGAATTTCCAGGTAGCGGTCATCAATCAATCGCAGAGTGAGTTTTCTAAGCAGTTCGTCAAAGACCTAGCTAAAAGCCAGGTTATCAAAATAGACGAAGCTGTCACATCGCAGGTCGAAGCAACCGACCGGATGGGCAAGGGCCAACTGGACGCAACTATTACCTTGCCAAAAGATTTCGGTCAGACAACATTGTGCGGTGCGTCTGCTGGTGCCGCCGAAGGCCGCCGTTCCGAATGCCCTACTGGTAAAGCCGTCGTGTCTTATACTCAAAACAATGCTCAAGCTGGGCAGGGACTGAGTACGGCGCTGCAAGGACAATTTGCCAAACTCAACCAGCAATTTACCGGCGTAAATCCGCCGCTCAGCGTCGAAACCAAGCAAACCAACCAAAAGAGTCTGACGCCATTTGACTATACCTTTGCCGGACTACTCGGCTTTGCCATTGTTGGTATGGGTATCTTCGGGCCTATCAACGTCTTTCCGGAACTCAAGAAGCAGGGAATTCTGCGTCGCCTGCACACAACGCCGCTTAAAGTCTGGCAGTACTTCCTAAGCACGATGATTGCTCAAGCAATTATCGGACTGGTCAGCCTGGCAGTTATGTTCGTTGTCGCCGTGTTGATCTTTGATCTCAATGTCATCGGCAATTACCTGGAAATTGTTCTGTTTCTTGTATTCAGTATTATTACTATTCTCGGCATCGGGCTGGCTATTGGCGGCTGGGCCAAGAACGAGCGTCAGGCGGCACCGCTGAGTAACATTGTCGTGTTCCCAATGCTGTTCCTGTCAGGTACGTTTTTCCCGCGCTTCGCCATGCCGGAATGGTTGCAGAATGTCTCGACTTTTTTGCCGTTAACACCCGTGATTGATGGTATTCGGTTACTGACGACTCAGGGTGCTCACTTGACTGACATCGGCGCACAGCTCGGTTTGATGGCTCTATGGACAATTGTAATCTACGCCGTCGCCTTCCGAGTATTCCGCTGGGAATAG
- a CDS encoding nucleoside triphosphate pyrophosphohydrolase family protein translates to MTFDEYQKQALTTAISNPDPLMDTTIWAMGVAGEAGEVIEKWKKIVAYKNGEITEEDRAELGKELGDVVWYIAVLADKLGLSFDTLMEQNLQKLLDRKQRGVQKGAGDNR, encoded by the coding sequence ATGACATTTGATGAATATCAAAAACAGGCGCTCACAACGGCGATATCCAATCCGGACCCCTTGATGGATACAACGATTTGGGCTATGGGTGTGGCCGGTGAAGCCGGCGAAGTCATCGAGAAATGGAAGAAAATTGTTGCTTACAAAAACGGTGAAATCACTGAAGAGGATCGTGCGGAACTTGGAAAAGAACTAGGCGACGTCGTCTGGTATATTGCCGTCTTAGCCGACAAGCTCGGACTGTCGTTCGATACGCTTATGGAGCAAAATCTGCAAAAACTGCTCGACCGCAAGCAGCGCGGCGTACAAAAAGGCGCTGGCGACAATCGATAA